A window of Kribbella sp. NBC_00382 genomic DNA:
CGCCGAGCGTGCGGCCGAAGCAGCCGCGACCACCGAGGCCGAGGCGCCTCAGGTTGAGGTAGAGGCCGCCGAGGTGGCTGACGAGCAGGGGAGCACGAGCACGGGGACGGGCAGCACCCGCCGTCGCCGGAGCCGTCGCAGCCGCGACGCCGAAGAGGTCGCTGCCGACCGCGCCGAGCCCGTACTCGAGCAGGCCCGCGAGACCGAGGCCGACGACGAGACCGACGAGGGTCACGACGCCGAGGCCGACGAGAACGACGACGACCAGCCCAGCACCACCCGCCGTCGCCGTCGCCGTGGTGGCCGTCGCCGCCGCAAGGCCGGCGATTCGGACTCCGAGGACAACGCCGACGAGCAGGACGAGTCGGACGAGGACCAGCAGGACGACGACGCCGAGGACGCTGACCAGGCCGCCGCCGAGTCCGACGACGACCAGGACGGCTCCGGCACTTCGTCACGCCGCCGCCGTCGCCGTCGTCGCCGCAAGGGCGAGGAGACCGGCACCGCCGCCGACGACCCGGACGAGACCGTCGTCCGCGTTCGCGAGCCGCGCAGCAAGACCGTCAACAACGAGATCACCGCGGTCGAGGGCTCGACCCGCCTGGAGGCGAAGAAGCAGCGCCGCCGTGAGGGCCGTGCCGCCGGTCGCCGCCGCGCGCCGATCGTCACCGAGGCCGAGTTCCTGGCCCGGCGCGAGTCGGTCGAGCGGACGATGGTGATCCGGTCCCGCGAGGACCTGACCCAGATCGCGGTCTCCGAGGACAACGTCCTGGTCGAGCACTACGTGACGACGGCCGAGCAGAGCTCGCTGATCGGCAACGTGTACCTCGGCCGCGTGCAGAACGTGCTGCCCAGCATGGAGGCCGCGTTCATCGACATCGGCAAGGGCCGCAACGCGGTCCTGTACGCCGGTGAGGTGGACTGGGCGACCCTCGGTGGCGCCAACGGCCCGCGCAAGATCGAGCAGGTGCTCAAGTCCGGTCAGGCGGTCCTGGTCCAGGTGACCAAGGACCCGATCGGCCACAAGGGCGCCCGGCTCACCAACCAGATCAGCCTGCCCGGCCGGTACGTCGTGTACGTACCGCGCGGCGGCAACGGCGGGATCAGCCGCAAGCTGCCCGACACCGAGCGGAACCGGCTCAAGGGCATCCTCAAGGACATCGTCCCGGACGAGGCGGGCGTGATCGTGCGTACCGCCGCCGAGGGCGCGACCGAGGAGGAGCTGACCTCGGACGTCAGCCGGCTGCAGTCGTACTGGACCGAGATCGACAAGAAGTCGAAGGGTGGCCAGGCGCCGGCCCTGCTGCACGGCGAGCCCGACCTGCTCATCCGGGTCGTCCGCGACCTGTTCACCGAGGACTTCTCCAAGCTCGTCATCTCCGGTGACGACGCCTACGACCAGGTCAAGGAGTACGTCTCGTACGTCGCTCCGCACCTGGCCGACCGGGTGGAGAAGTGGGACTACAACACGTCCGGCGACGTGTTCTCGAACTACCGGATCGACGAGCAGATCAAGAAGGCGCTGGACCGCAAGGTCTGGCTGCCCTCGGGTGGCTCGCTGATCATCGACCGGACCGAGGCGATGACGGTCGTCGACGTCAACACCGGCAAGTTCACCGGCTCCGGGGGCAACCTCGAGGAGACGGTCACCAAGAACAACCTGGAAGCGGCCGAGGAGATCGTCCGCCAGCTCCGGCTGCGCGACATCGGCGGCATCATCGTGATCGACTTCATCGACATGGTGCTGGAGCTCAACCGCGACCTGGTACTGCGCCGGCTGGTCGAGTGCCTGGGCCGTGACCGGACCAAGCACCAGGTGGCCGAGGTGACGTCGCTCGGGTTGGTCCAGATGACGCGGAAGCGGATCGGGACGGGCCTGCTGGAGGCGTTCAGCGAGAACTGCGACCACTGCGGTGGCCGCGGGCTGATCCTGCACGACGAGCCGAAGGAGTCCCGCCGTCGCGACAACGACGGGCGTGGCCGCGGCCAGCAACAGCAGCAGCACTCGCACGACCAGAAGCCCGAGGGCGAAGCCGCCAAGAAGACGACGACCCGCAGCCGCAACCGTGGCAAGGGCCGTCGCGACGACGAGCAGCCTGAGGCTGAGCACCACAGCAACGGCAACGGCGACGCGGCCCAGCACCTGGCCCAGATCGCGGCAGCCTCGGCCGCCGCCAATGGCGAGCAGACCGCTGCACACCACGAGACGCCTGCCCACGACGACCACTCGCAGCCCGAGCAGGGCCACGACGAGCCGTCGCAGACCGAAGACGCTGACAAGGCTCAGCAGAACGGTTCCGGGCGGAACGGCAGTACCAGGCGCCGGCGCAGCAGCCGGAGCCGCAGCAAGGCCGCGGACAGCGGTGACAGTGATTCAGGTAACAACGGATCCGACACCGGAGTGAGCACTCCGGAGCTGGCGTCCACCCCAGTTTGACCCGCTCGTGGCGCGCGCCGTATTCTTGTCATTCGGCGCGCGTCATGCGTGCCTCCTTTGTGTGGGCCGCGGTAGGCAGTACACATGCAGGCCCCGCAGTTCTAAGACTTCCGAACAATAGAGAGTGAGATCCACGGTGTACGCGATCGTGCGCAGTGGCGGCACCCAGCAGAAGGTCGCCGTCGGCGATGTCATCGAGATCGACAGCCTGACGGACCAGGTCGGCGACACGGTTTCGCTGACCGCAGTCCTCGTCGTCGATGGCGACACCGTGACGACCGATGCCGCCGCTTTGTCCAAGGTGGCCGTCTCGGCTGAGGTTCTGGGCCGTACCAAGGGCCCGAAGATCCACATCCTCAAGTACAAGAACAAGACCGGTTACCGCAAGCGCCAGGGGCACCGTCAGCACTACACCCAGGTCAAGGTCACCGCGATCGACGCCAAGAAGAAGTGAGCTGAATAAAACATGGCACACAAAAAGGGAGCAGCGTCGACCCGTAACGGTCGCGACTCCAACGCGCAGCGGCTCGGCGTGAAGCGCTTCGGCGGCCAGCTGGTCAACGCCGGCGAGATCATCGTTCGCCAGCGGGGCACCCACTTCCACCCGGGCACCCTGGTCGGCCGTGGCGGCGACGACACCCTGTTCGCGCTCGCCGAGGGCAAGGTCGAGTTCGGAGTCCGTCGCGGACGCCGCGTCGTCAACATCGTCCCGGCCCCGGCGGAGTAGTACCGCCACCCGGTTCGAGTAACACAGCCTTTTCGAAGGGCGGGTCCGCGGAATAGCGCGGCCCGCCCTTCGGCTATGTACAGAGAGTTTCTTTTCCCAGCAGGAAGTTGAGTACCCCGATGGCGATCCCCAGCTTTGTCGACCGGGTCACGGTGCACGTCGCCGGTGGCAACGGCGGAAACGGCTGCGCCTCGGTGCACAGCGAGAAGTTCAAGCCCCTCGGCGGTCCGGACGGCGGCAACGGCGGTGACGGCGGCAGCATCATCCTGCGCGTCGACCTCGACCAGACCACGCTGGTCGATTACCACCGCTCTTCCCATCGTTCGGCGACGAACGGTATGCAGGGCAAGGGCGATCACCAGGCAGGCAGCCGGGGCGCGGACATCATCCTGCCGGTGCCGGACGGTACGGTCATCAGCACGCCCGAGGGCGAGGTGCTGGCCGACCTGGTCGGCCACGGTTCGGAGTACGTCGCGGCCGCCGGCGGCAAGGGCGGCCTGGGGAACGCGGCCCTGGCCAGCTCCAGCCGCAAGGCTCCCGGCTTCGCCCTGCTCGGCGAGGACGGCGAAGAGCGCACGATCGTGCTCGAGCTCAAGGTCGTCGCGGACATCGGCCTGGTCGGCTTCCCGAGCGCGGGCAAGTCGTCGCTGATCGCCTCGATCAGCCGGGCCCGTCCGAAGATCGCGGACTACCCCTTCACCACCCTGATCCCCAACCTGGGCGTCGTCGTCGCCGGTGAGCACGTCTTCACCGTGGCCGATGTGCCGGGCCTGATCGAGGGTGCGAGCGAGGGACGCGGTCTCGGCCACGACTTCCTGCGCCACGTCGAGCGCTGTGCCGCGCTGGTGCACGTGATCGACTGCGCGACGTACGAGCCCGGTCGGGACCCGCTGAGCGACCTCGACACGATCGAGGCGGAGCTGAAGGCCCATGGCGGGCTGGAGGGCCGGCCGCGGCTGATCGCCCTGAACAAGGTCGATGTCCCGGACGCCAAGGAGATCGCCGAGATGGTGACGGCCGAGCTCGAGGGGCGCGGCTACAAGGTGTTCTCGATCTCGACCGCGAGCCACGAAGGCCTGGACGGGCTGAAGTTCGCGATGGCCGAGATCGTCGCCAAGCGTCGCGCCGAGGAGGAGAAGCCGGACAACACCCGGATCATCCTGCGGCCGCGCGCGACCGGCGGACCGGAGTTCAAGGTCAAGAAGACCCCGGACGGCGGCTGGCTGATCCAGGGCGAGAAGCCCGAGCGCTGGATCCGGCAGACCGACTTCACCAACGCCGAGGCGACGGGATACCTGGCCGACCGGCTGAACCGGCTCGGCGTCGAGCGGCAACTGCTCGAACTGGGCGCGGTGGCCGGCGACGAGGTGACCATCGGCGACGCCCCGAACTCGGTCGTCTTCGACTTCGCTCCCGAAGTACAGGCCGGCGCGGAGTTGCTGTCGCGACGCGGTGAGGACCAGCGACTGGACGAGGACCGTCCGGCCGCGCAGCGCCGCAAGGACAAGGATTACCAGTACCACTCCTTGCGGGAGGGCGAGATCGAGCGCCCGAAGGACCTGTCGGAGTACGGCAAGGGCTGGGTCGAGGACGAGGTCGACCTGACCCCGGCGGAGGCGAAGGCGGCCCAGAAGGCTGCCGAGAAGCTGGCGCGCAAACAAGAGCGCGAGCGGGCCGCCGCGGAGGAGCTGGAGGCCGAGCGCCTTTACGCACTGGGTGAGACCATCGACATAGATGCCGAGAGCAACAACTAGTACTCGGAGGCCGTCGACGACGCCGGTCCACTGATTGCTCCCACTGAGTCAGGAAAACTGATGAAGCAACGGGTTGAGGTCGTCAAGGCTGGGCGGATCGTCGTGAAGGTCGGTTCGTCGTCGCTCACCCAGCGCGGCCGGATCGACCTCGAACGCCTGCGCCTGCTGGTGGATGCGATCGCCGCGCGCCGGGTCGAAGGTACCGAGGTCGTGCTCGTCTCGTCCGGCGCGATCGCGGCCGGCCTTGCGCCGATGGGCTTGCGCTCGCGTCCAAAGGACCTCGCCACCCAGCAGGCGGCCGCATCGGTCGGCCAAGGCCTGCTGATGGCGCGGTACAGCGACGCCTTCGCTGCCCACGGACTCCGCGTCGGCCAGGTGCTGCTGACCGTCGACGATGTGACCCGTCGAAGTCATTACCGCAACGCCTATCGCACGTTCGCGCGGCTGTTGGAGCTCGGCGTCGTCCCGATCGTCAACGAGAACGACACCGTCGCGACCACCGAGATCCGCTTCGGCGACAACGACCGGCTGGCCGCGCTGACCAGCCACCTCGTCCACACCGACCTGCTCGTCCTGCTCTCCGACGTCGACGGCCTGTACGACGGCGACCCGCGCAAACCCGGTACGACGATGCTCACCGATGTCCGCGGTCCCGGCGACCTGTTGCCACTCCAGATCGGCCGGACCGGCAGCTCCGGCGTCGGTACCGGCGGCATGCAGACCAAGGTCGAAGCAGCCGCAATCGCCACCGAGGCAGGGATTCCGGTCGTCCTCACCTCCGCCGCCCGAGTCGGCGAAGCCCTCCGGGGCGACCCCGTAGGCACTCTCTTCCACCCCACCGGCCGCCGCCGCAAAACCCGCTTGCTCTGGCTAGCCCACGCCACCTCAGGCCTAGGCCAACTGGTACTCGACGAAGGCGCAGTCCGAGCAGTAACCGAACGCCGCAGCTCCTTGCTCCCGGCCGGCATCACCGCAGTAGAAGGCAATTTCTCCGCCGGCGACCCAGTAGACCTACTCTCACCCGCAGGCGTCGTCATAGCCCGAGGCCTGGTCAACTACGACGCCACCGAACTCCCAGGTCTACTAGGCCGCTCAACCCGAGACCTGGCCCGCGAGCTAGGCCCGACGTACGAACGAGAGGTCGTCCACCGCGACGACCTCGTCCTGCTGTAAATGAATGCGGAGGCTGAGATGACTGCGCGGGGCGGTGGGGGAGCGTCCTACGATGGGACGGTGAGCGAGATCATTGAGTTGTGCCGGAACGCGCGTGAGGCTTCTTATGCGCTGGCTGCGGCGTCGCGGGCTACCAAAGATGCTGCGCTGAGGGCTATGGCGGCGGCGTTGCGGGCGGGGACTGACGGGATCGTGGCGGCCAATGCGAAGGATGTGGCGGCCGCGCGGGAGGCCGGTACGCCGGAATCGACCGTTGACCGTCTTGCGCTGGACCCGCAGCGGGTGGACGCGATGGCGGCGGGGCTCGAGCAGCTTGCTGGCCTGGTCGACCCGGTCGGTGAGGTTGTCCGCGGGTACACGCTGCCCAACGGGCTTGAGCTTCGTCAGGTACGGGTGCCGTTCGGTGTTGTCGGGATCATCTACGAGGCCCGGCCCAACGTCACGGCCGACGCCGCCGGCATCTGCCTGAAGTCCGGCAACGCGGTGTTGCTGCGCGGCTCCTCGTCGGCGGCCTCATCGAATGAAGCGATCATCGCGGTACTGCGCTCCGCCGTGGTCGAAGCCGGATTGCCGGCTGACGTGATCCAGGGCGTGCCCGGTGACCGCGCGGCCGTGAAGGAACTCATGCAGGCGCGCGGGCTGGTCGACGTACTGATTCCGCGTGGTGGCGCCGGGCTGATCCAGACCGTCGTCTCGGAGTCGACCGTGCCGGTGATCGAGACGGGCGTCGGCAACTGTCACGTGTACGTCGATGCCGAGGCGGACCTCGAGCTCGCCCTCACGATCCTGCTCAACTCCAAGACCCAGCGCCCGAGCGTCTGCAACGCGGCCGAATCCCTGCTCGTGCATGCGGACGTCGCGGACGAGTTCCTCGCGAAGGCATTGCCTGCGCTGGCCGAGGCCGGCGTGACGGTGCACGGTGATCCGGCAATTGTTGCTGCTGGCAAGGATATTGTCGCGGCGACCGATGAGGACTACGGCACGGAGTACAGCTCACTGGATCTTTCGGCGGCTGTCGTGCCTGACCTGGAGGCGGCGGTCCAGCACATCCGCAAGTACAGCTCGGCGCACACCGACGCGATCATCACCCGGTCGCAGGCGGCGGCGCGGCGGTTCGTGCAGGCGGTCGACTCGGCGGCGGTCGTGGTCAACGCGAGCACGCGATTCACCGACGGCGGCGAGTACGGGTTCGGCGCGGAGATCGGGATCTCGACGCAGAAGCTGCACGCGCGCGGGCCGATGGGACTGCCGGAGATGACGTCCACGAAGTACGTGGTGATCGGCGAGGGCCAGATCAGGACCTGAGCAGTGGGGCGGCGTCGAAGGAACGGACCTCAAAGCTCTCTTCCGACAGCGTCGCCAGCGCTGCGGCGTACTCGACACCGGCTGGTAAATCGACCAGCTGCATCGGTCCGTCGTACCCGGCCCACTCCCGCAACGCGGCCGGTTGATCCGGCGCGCTGACGATCACCTTGCGCAGGTCCGCGGCGATCCCGTCCCCGGTCGCCTTCACAACGGCTTCCTTGCGAGTCCAGTACTGCGTGAACGCCCGAGCGCGAGCATCTTCCGGGAAAGCCGCCAGCTCCTCCGCCTCCAGATCGGAAAGGCTCACCGTAGCGAGCGACGCGGTGTCGATCGCCGGATTGATCAGCTCGACATCCACCCCCACCGCCGCCGACGGATGGAACGCGACGACGATCCGGTCACCCGAGTGCGACACAGACACCTCCATGCCCTCGGCAACGACCTTGCCATGCTGGCGACCGCAATCGCGGCAGGTCCGGTCAAGCACGACATCCGCGGGGGAGACCTCCAACTTGCCCGCCAGCACCCGCCGCACGATGGTGGCGCCGACCAGGAAGCGGCTCTTGTCCTCGTCACGCGCGTAGGCGGCCATGCGCTCGCGCTCGACTGCGTTCAGCTCGCCGACCAGCCCGGGCCGCGCGTCCGCAGTACGGCCCCACCAGATCTCGACCGCCGTCACAGCTGCCCAGCCGTTGAGTAGGCCCAGTCGATCGCCGCCGGGATGTCGGTGATCGGGTACTGGACAGCCTTGATCTCCCGGGTCGGTGCGACGATCAGCATCAGGCGCTTGAGGCGTTCGTAACCGCCGGCCCGGAAGGTGGGCAGGCGGAGGGCGGCGGTCAGGGTGAGTTCGGTGTCGGACAGCAGCACGTGGGGGATGTTCTCCAGTTCGGCGAAGGTCTGTTGCTCGTCGGAGCGCTGGGTGCTCACGCCGTGGACGGCGATCCCGGCAGCAGTGAAGTCCGTGGCGCGCTCGGCGAAGAGCTTGTTCTCCAGCGTGCATCCTGCCGTGCCTGCGATGTCGCCCCAGCCCTCCGGCAACTTGCTCGGTCTGCCAGTCGCCGGATAGCCGAAGAGCACGGTCGCTTGAGCGGTCTCGTCGACCACGTCCCTGGGCTGTTCGCCGGACGGCAGCAGGAGGTCGGCGGGGATGCGGCGGCCGACCAGCTCGTGGATGCGGTGGGCCGGGGCTTCGTCGGGTGCGTTGGTGCCGGTGAGTTCGCCGTCGCCGAGGAGCCAGCGATCGCCCCAGTCCTGGAGGGCGACCAGTACGGGGAGCAGGGCGCGTCCGCGAGGGGTCAGCTTGTAGGCGTACCGCGTTGGTCGCTCCTGGTACGCCACACGCTCGACGACGCCGCTGTCGAGCAGGCTGTTGAGCCGCTCCGTCAGCACCTTGCGTGAGATCCGCAGCGACTCGGCCAGCAGTTCGAACCGGTCCAGCCCGCGGGCCAGGTCCCGGACGATCAGCAACTCCCACCCGTCACCGACCACCCCGAGCGACTGGGCGATCGCACAGTCGGGCTCGGGGGAGTAGCTACTACGCCGCACGACAGCCTCCTCCGCTTGCTCTTACGCTATCCGCCCTTGTAAGTTCCCTTTAGGAACTGACTGTACTCCGGGAGGCACGATGTACTGGCGACGCGTGGCAGACCTCCCGGGGTGGCTCAAAGCGGTGATGCTCGGGCAACTCGTCAGCTCGGCGGGGTCGCTCGCGTGGATCTACTTCACGCTGTACCTGGTCGAGGACCGCGGGATGTCGCCGCAGGACGCCGGCTTTGCGGCAGCGGCGTACGGGGTGGGGCTGTTGCTCGGGAACCTGTCCGGTGGCTGGTTCGGCGACCGTTTCGGGTTGCGCGGCGCGGCCGTCGCCAGTCAGCTCACCTGGGCTCTCGCCTGCCTCGCGATGCCTGTCGTGCCTCTTGGTGGGCTAGCGGTGCTAGCGGCTGTCGCTGGTCTCTGCGGCGGTGCGAGTCGTCCCAACCTGAGCGCCCTCGTTGCGCTGGCGCTCCCCGCCGAGCGTCGGCGCGAGGGGATCGCCCTGTCGCGCTCCGCCAGCAACGCCGGCTTCGCGATCGGCCCACCACTCGGCGGGCTGCTGGCCGCTTACGACTTCAAGCTGGTCTTCGTGCTGGATGCGCTCTCCAGCGTCGTCCTCGCTGCAGTCATCTGGCGGTACGTCCCCAGCGCGACCCGGGTGGCGGCCACTGCGCGCGTATCTGGCGTCTGGCGTGCCCTACGCGCTGATAAGTCGGTCCTGGTGCTGCTCGGGTCGATCGTGGTCATCGACACCGTCTACCGGCAGCTCTACTCGACTCTGCCGCTGGTACTGCACGATGCGGGCTCACCTGCGGTCGCGTACGGAGTACTGCTCGGCCTGAGCTCGGTCGTGATCGTGCTGCTGGAGGCGCCGTTGGCCATCCGACTCCGTAACCACCATGCGTCTCGTGTCATCGCTGTCGGCTTTGCTCTGGTTGCCGCCGGCCTAGCGGCCCTGGGCGTCTGGCCCTTCCTACTGGGCGCTGGGTTGGCGGTAGCGCTCATCACCGCAGGGGAGATGCTCTACAAGCCCACTGCCACCGCCCAGGCGGTCGACGCGGCCCCGGATGGCATGACCGGCCGCTTCTCCAGCCTGTACGCCGCAGCCTCGATCTCCGGCATGACACTGGCTCCTGCGCTGGGCGGTACCACCTACCAGCACCACCCCCAGCTGCTCTACCCGCTGGCGGCTGCTCTGGCGTTGGCCGCCGCGGCAACCACTTACTTGGCCGGCCGGCGGCCCGTAGTACCGGCTATGCCTCCGGTAGAGGCGCTGGACGGGCCTCCCAGCGAGTTGAGAGCACCACGGTCGTCCTAGTGCGCACCACCCCGTTGACCCGGCGCAGGCTGCCCACTACCGCCTCGAGCTGAGTCACGTCGGCCACCCGCACCTTCACCACCAGCTCCTGATCGCCGGCGACAAACCAGCAGTCCTCCACCGCGGCGATCTCGCGAACCCCCGCGACGATCTCATCGGTCTCGACGTCGTCCCGCTGGAACAGCCCCACCAGGGCGCTGGTCCCGAGTCCGACCCGATCCGGTGCCACCACCGCGCGGTACCCGAGCAGCACACCGCGCTCCTCGAGCCGCTTCACCCGCTCCTGGACACTCGGCCCCGAGAGGCCGACCACACGGCCCAGTTCGGCCCAGCTCGATCGCCCGTTGGCGCGCAGCGCCTCGACCAGCTGCCGATCGATCGCGTCCATGCCATCCTCCGTTTACCGCAGATTCGTAGGAAGATCGACTGATCTGCCTTCAATTCGTTTGAGTCTTAGCAGTTTTCGACGTACAATTTCAACTACAGAAGCCCGTTGGTACTACCTTGTGAAGGAAACATGATCACCCCCGAAGTTGCCCGTGCCCACATCGACGAGATGCGCCGTGTCGCCGCGATCCACCAGCGCGACTTCACCGGTCCGTCCGCCTGGCGCCGGCTGCTGACCCGCTACATCCGGCACAGCTGACCCACCTCCCGCGCGACCGGCAGGGCTTCGGGCCCACCGGTCGCGCTCGCACAGGTGGGCAAGAGATAGGCTTCGCCTCATGCATGCCCTCCTCCTGCCGCTGTCCGCGGCCGCTGAAGAAGCCTCCGAGGCTTCGCACATCTCGCCGTACTGGTACGGCGGGTTCGCCCTGTTCGTCCTGGTCGTGATGCTGCTCGTCACCGTCATCATGGGCAAGGGCCGGCCGCACAGCTGAGCGGCCTGGTGAGCTGACGTGGATTCGGAGAGGGTGCGTCCTGGCCGCCGGCTAGGCGTGATGGGCGGTACGTTCGACCCGATCCACCACGGACACTTGGTGGCGGCGAGCGAAGTACAGGCGTACTTCGACCTCGACGAGGTGATCTTCGTACCGACCGGGCAACCCTGGCAGAAGCTGGACCGCGCGGTGTCGCCACCCGAGGACCGGTACCTGATGACGGTCATCGCGACCGCCTCCAACCCGCGGTTCTCGGTCAGCCGGGTCGACATCGACCGGCCCGGGCCGACGTACACGATCGACACCCTGCGCGACCTGGCCCGGCTCTATCCCGATGCGGAGCTGTTCTTCATCACCGGCGCCGACGCGCTGGCCCAGATCCTGACCTGGCGCGACGTCGACGAGATGTTCAAGCTGGCCCAGTTCGTCGGCTGTACCCGGCCCGGGTACTCGTCGCAGGAGCTGCCTTTGGACAAGCTCCCGATGGAGCGGATCACGCTGCTCGAAGTACCGGCACTGGCGATCTCGTCGACCGAGTGCCGGCAACGCGTCGCGAAGGGCAACCCGACCTGGTACCTGGTGCCCGACGGGATCGTCCAGTACATCGCCAAGCGCGACCTCTACACCAACCATTAGTTAGGGAACTATGCCT
This region includes:
- a CDS encoding Rne/Rng family ribonuclease; amino-acid sequence: MLDNEPNDTEAADVAATAPAAKRAARQPAAKKATTTRKRTAKKAAAVPAEAAAVSTQDDGATADPAPAPVKKAAAKRTVKKTAAKRPAKKAAATAQDSLLDTDAADEASTEVAPAAAAEQAAPARAAKKTTTRKRTSKKAAAPQPDLLSEDTPLTDGPVAAAELPEEQLTEEELAAAEAAAAELAAKEAALLAAAEAPARRSRRRAPAAAAVLFQAPTEVPAQAAATSAVEATPEAATPEAAPEAAPATGRRTRRRSTAAERAAEAAATTEAEAPQVEVEAAEVADEQGSTSTGTGSTRRRRSRRSRDAEEVAADRAEPVLEQARETEADDETDEGHDAEADENDDDQPSTTRRRRRRGGRRRRKAGDSDSEDNADEQDESDEDQQDDDAEDADQAAAESDDDQDGSGTSSRRRRRRRRRKGEETGTAADDPDETVVRVREPRSKTVNNEITAVEGSTRLEAKKQRRREGRAAGRRRAPIVTEAEFLARRESVERTMVIRSREDLTQIAVSEDNVLVEHYVTTAEQSSLIGNVYLGRVQNVLPSMEAAFIDIGKGRNAVLYAGEVDWATLGGANGPRKIEQVLKSGQAVLVQVTKDPIGHKGARLTNQISLPGRYVVYVPRGGNGGISRKLPDTERNRLKGILKDIVPDEAGVIVRTAAEGATEEELTSDVSRLQSYWTEIDKKSKGGQAPALLHGEPDLLIRVVRDLFTEDFSKLVISGDDAYDQVKEYVSYVAPHLADRVEKWDYNTSGDVFSNYRIDEQIKKALDRKVWLPSGGSLIIDRTEAMTVVDVNTGKFTGSGGNLEETVTKNNLEAAEEIVRQLRLRDIGGIIVIDFIDMVLELNRDLVLRRLVECLGRDRTKHQVAEVTSLGLVQMTRKRIGTGLLEAFSENCDHCGGRGLILHDEPKESRRRDNDGRGRGQQQQQHSHDQKPEGEAAKKTTTRSRNRGKGRRDDEQPEAEHHSNGNGDAAQHLAQIAAASAAANGEQTAAHHETPAHDDHSQPEQGHDEPSQTEDADKAQQNGSGRNGSTRRRRSSRSRSKAADSGDSDSGNNGSDTGVSTPELASTPV
- the rplU gene encoding 50S ribosomal protein L21, whose protein sequence is MYAIVRSGGTQQKVAVGDVIEIDSLTDQVGDTVSLTAVLVVDGDTVTTDAAALSKVAVSAEVLGRTKGPKIHILKYKNKTGYRKRQGHRQHYTQVKVTAIDAKKK
- the rpmA gene encoding 50S ribosomal protein L27, whose product is MAHKKGAASTRNGRDSNAQRLGVKRFGGQLVNAGEIIVRQRGTHFHPGTLVGRGGDDTLFALAEGKVEFGVRRGRRVVNIVPAPAE
- the obgE gene encoding GTPase ObgE, whose protein sequence is MAIPSFVDRVTVHVAGGNGGNGCASVHSEKFKPLGGPDGGNGGDGGSIILRVDLDQTTLVDYHRSSHRSATNGMQGKGDHQAGSRGADIILPVPDGTVISTPEGEVLADLVGHGSEYVAAAGGKGGLGNAALASSSRKAPGFALLGEDGEERTIVLELKVVADIGLVGFPSAGKSSLIASISRARPKIADYPFTTLIPNLGVVVAGEHVFTVADVPGLIEGASEGRGLGHDFLRHVERCAALVHVIDCATYEPGRDPLSDLDTIEAELKAHGGLEGRPRLIALNKVDVPDAKEIAEMVTAELEGRGYKVFSISTASHEGLDGLKFAMAEIVAKRRAEEEKPDNTRIILRPRATGGPEFKVKKTPDGGWLIQGEKPERWIRQTDFTNAEATGYLADRLNRLGVERQLLELGAVAGDEVTIGDAPNSVVFDFAPEVQAGAELLSRRGEDQRLDEDRPAAQRRKDKDYQYHSLREGEIERPKDLSEYGKGWVEDEVDLTPAEAKAAQKAAEKLARKQERERAAAEELEAERLYALGETIDIDAESNN
- the proB gene encoding glutamate 5-kinase, encoding MKQRVEVVKAGRIVVKVGSSSLTQRGRIDLERLRLLVDAIAARRVEGTEVVLVSSGAIAAGLAPMGLRSRPKDLATQQAAASVGQGLLMARYSDAFAAHGLRVGQVLLTVDDVTRRSHYRNAYRTFARLLELGVVPIVNENDTVATTEIRFGDNDRLAALTSHLVHTDLLVLLSDVDGLYDGDPRKPGTTMLTDVRGPGDLLPLQIGRTGSSGVGTGGMQTKVEAAAIATEAGIPVVLTSAARVGEALRGDPVGTLFHPTGRRRKTRLLWLAHATSGLGQLVLDEGAVRAVTERRSSLLPAGITAVEGNFSAGDPVDLLSPAGVVIARGLVNYDATELPGLLGRSTRDLARELGPTYEREVVHRDDLVLL
- a CDS encoding glutamate-5-semialdehyde dehydrogenase, with the protein product MSEIIELCRNAREASYALAAASRATKDAALRAMAAALRAGTDGIVAANAKDVAAAREAGTPESTVDRLALDPQRVDAMAAGLEQLAGLVDPVGEVVRGYTLPNGLELRQVRVPFGVVGIIYEARPNVTADAAGICLKSGNAVLLRGSSSAASSNEAIIAVLRSAVVEAGLPADVIQGVPGDRAAVKELMQARGLVDVLIPRGGAGLIQTVVSESTVPVIETGVGNCHVYVDAEADLELALTILLNSKTQRPSVCNAAESLLVHADVADEFLAKALPALAEAGVTVHGDPAIVAAGKDIVAATDEDYGTEYSSLDLSAAVVPDLEAAVQHIRKYSSAHTDAIITRSQAAARRFVQAVDSAAVVVNASTRFTDGGEYGFGAEIGISTQKLHARGPMGLPEMTSTKYVVIGEGQIRT
- a CDS encoding 4'-phosphopantetheinyl transferase family protein, with the translated sequence MTAVEIWWGRTADARPGLVGELNAVERERMAAYARDEDKSRFLVGATIVRRVLAGKLEVSPADVVLDRTCRDCGRQHGKVVAEGMEVSVSHSGDRIVVAFHPSAAVGVDVELINPAIDTASLATVSLSDLEAEELAAFPEDARARAFTQYWTRKEAVVKATGDGIAADLRKVIVSAPDQPAALREWAGYDGPMQLVDLPAGVEYAAALATLSEESFEVRSFDAAPLLRS
- a CDS encoding winged helix-turn-helix transcriptional regulator, with the translated sequence MRRSSYSPEPDCAIAQSLGVVGDGWELLIVRDLARGLDRFELLAESLRISRKVLTERLNSLLDSGVVERVAYQERPTRYAYKLTPRGRALLPVLVALQDWGDRWLLGDGELTGTNAPDEAPAHRIHELVGRRIPADLLLPSGEQPRDVVDETAQATVLFGYPATGRPSKLPEGWGDIAGTAGCTLENKLFAERATDFTAAGIAVHGVSTQRSDEQQTFAELENIPHVLLSDTELTLTAALRLPTFRAGGYERLKRLMLIVAPTREIKAVQYPITDIPAAIDWAYSTAGQL
- a CDS encoding MFS transporter, encoding MYWRRVADLPGWLKAVMLGQLVSSAGSLAWIYFTLYLVEDRGMSPQDAGFAAAAYGVGLLLGNLSGGWFGDRFGLRGAAVASQLTWALACLAMPVVPLGGLAVLAAVAGLCGGASRPNLSALVALALPAERRREGIALSRSASNAGFAIGPPLGGLLAAYDFKLVFVLDALSSVVLAAVIWRYVPSATRVAATARVSGVWRALRADKSVLVLLGSIVVIDTVYRQLYSTLPLVLHDAGSPAVAYGVLLGLSSVVIVLLEAPLAIRLRNHHASRVIAVGFALVAAGLAALGVWPFLLGAGLAVALITAGEMLYKPTATAQAVDAAPDGMTGRFSSLYAAASISGMTLAPALGGTTYQHHPQLLYPLAAALALAAAATTYLAGRRPVVPAMPPVEALDGPPSELRAPRSS